A genomic region of Trifolium pratense cultivar HEN17-A07 linkage group LG3, ARS_RC_1.1, whole genome shotgun sequence contains the following coding sequences:
- the LOC123915495 gene encoding ethylene-responsive transcription factor TINY-like codes for MGECEIPQLIISSSSSETKTSSSSELHLPDPVQKRSKRPRESNHPVYRGVRMRAWGKWVSEIREPRKKNRIWLGTFATPEMAARAHDVAALAIKGSSAILNFPELADSMPRPDSNSPRDVQAAAVKAAAMEVPDHQQQQTSSSSSLSQSSSSCSLAISSSSGEPSTPDDLGEIVELPALGTSFELPDPNNMIFSDPVDGSWTWFNNHSIYDERDYFKDLDQISMQQDTNSESFTSMILCGYYEGSLWQQH; via the coding sequence ATGGGTGAGTGTGAGATACCTCAACTTATTATTAGTAGCTCTAGCTCAGAGACTAAAACTTCTTCATCTTCGGAGCTCCATTTACCCGACCCGGTTCAAAAGAGATCCAAAAGACCAAGAGAAAGTAACCACCCGGTTTACAGAGGAGTTCGAATGCGGGCATGGGGAAAATGGGTATCCGAAATCCGCGAGCCACGTAAGAAGAATCGGATCTGGCTAGGAACCTTCGCAACGCCGGAGATGGCGGCTCGAGCTCATGACGTGGCAGCTTTAGCCATCAAAGGTAGTTCAGCCATCCTCAACTTCCCTGAACTCGCTGATTCAATGCCCCGACCCGATTCAAATTCTCCTCGTGATGTTCAAGCCGCTGCTGTCAAAGCCGCTGCAATGGAAGTTCCcgatcatcaacaacaacaaacatcatcatcatcttcgcTGTCGCAATCTTCATCATCTTGTTCATTGGCGATTTCATCTTCCTCCGGTGAACCGTCAACACCAGATGATCTAGGTGAAATAGTGGAATTACCAGCATTGGGAACGAGTTTCGAATTACCCGACCCgaataatatgatattttccGACCCGGTTGATGGTTCATGGACTTGGTTTAATAATCACAGCATTTACGATGAAAGGGATTATTTTAAGGACTTGGATCAGATTTCAATGCAACAAGATACTAATTCTGAAAGTTTTACTAGTATGATTCTTTGTGGTTATTATGAGGGTTCTTTGTGGCAGCAGCATTAG